CAGGACGCTGGGGCTCACGTGAGGCTCCCAGACAGCAACCCTGGCCTAGACGTGAACAAAAAGTGGAGCCCCAAACGGTTAACTTCAGGCAGCTAATCCCCACATGTCAGACAGGATCCTCAGCAgtggctcagagcctggcagcCCCCACCTTCTTATCCCAGCAAAcagcccccctccacctggaGGAGCCCTGCTGGGGACAGGGCCACCCTCACAGCCTGGGGAGGACTGTCTGCTTTGGCAGATTACATCCCCTCTGAGGGCTGCCTCCTGGATGCCAAGACGCTCCGCCCACACCTCTGGGGGTCCACTGGGAGGGCTCCTTTGGCATGTCAGAGGTGAGCTGGCGTGGAGGGAGGTTAGAGGTGAAGGGCAGTGCTAAGGGAGGTAGCGGAACTTCCCTCTAAGGTATCTGGCCAGCAACCCTGGGAACTAAGACCTCCTCCTGTTTTGCTTGTAGGAAGGAGGTGGCTCCAGTTTAAGGGAGGAAGTGGTCTCCAAGCCCTCAGCTCCCCGGGCATCTTTGCTCCCcgggccctggccagggcactaGATGGGCATGCCTCATGCTGCAGGGGCACTCGGTGGGGAAAGCTGCCAGAgcgctgggtgggaggaggggcatcATGGTTCCCAGAGGGGCCTCGAGGTGGCCAGCTACAGTGGATGCTACATTCCTCAAAAAAAGCAGCAGTGCTGGGAGAGGCAAAGGCGGAACAAAGAACAAGACAGGAAACTCAGCAGGGACCACCAAGAGGCACAGGCGGGCTCTGCCCCGGCGCAGGACCAGGCAGGGCCGCGTCCCCCTCTTCCATCCCTGGCCTGAGGGGCAGTCATGTCCACACAACACTCACATAGGTTTCTTTTCAACGAGACACAGAGGGACACGGATTTCAGCCCATGTGGTCACCAAGACTGACTATACCCAGACAAGTGAACGGATAAAACATGGTCACACAcggacacgcacacacacacacactctcacacacacacacagactacaCTCTCCACTGCCAGCTGGGACGTGCCCAGCAGCCAACGGGCATGCAGCAGGGCGAGGGGCCAGAAAGACGTGAGACTATgtacaggggaggaggaggggcgccAGCAGGCACCCCTTCCCACACCGCACCCCAGCCTCTTCCCGAGGTCCTTAGGAGCACGAGGGGCTGGTGGCACTCTCCAGGGAGGACTGGGAGAGGCGCCTGGTGAGGGAGCCGAGTGTGGAGTCTGCCACGGAGGACGTGGGGAAGAGTTTGTACCAGCCGGTGACGGCGGCACTCAGGTCCAGCTCGTCCAGCATGATCTGGGCCATGCCCATGAAGCACTTGTGGTCCATGCGGCCGTAGTCTCCCCAGACGATCACCTACcgggggaggaagacagaggagcTGAGCCGCCTCCCCGACTCCGGCTGGGCAGTGGGCCCAGGAGCCCACACGTCTCACCAGGGCACAGATGGGACAGAGAGAGCCACAGCTCACTGGTTTCAAGCAACAGCTCACTGCGCACTTAAGGAGTGCCAGGCTCCAACCTACGGACTTTATATTTATCGTCTCAATTGTTGCAACCATCCAGGTGGAGGTACTGTGTATTATTTCCACAAGGAGGAAACTGCTGCTCAGAGAGGTTACTTAACGAACCAAAAGATACACAGTCattggtggcagagctgggaatggACCCGGGCCTGACTTCCggagcctcctccaggaaggagcAGACGGAGACTCCGGGACCTGGGTCAGAGCCCCCGCTCTGTCCCCGCCTCGCAGTGGGGCCTGGGCAAGCTCCTGGCCCTCACTGGACCTCAGGGTTCCCATCCACCCATAAAACTGGGAGAAGGGAATAGATTAGCTCAGtgatttttgaagtatttttattggtgaattcGTTTTTCAAAATGGAATCCCAATATATATAAGAAACCAAAACAACCAAGACCGAACTTCCCCCACAGAACCCTGGGGTTCATCCGTTCCTACTGTGTGCACTCCAAGACCCCCTGCTGAAGAACCGCCTCAGCCCGGAGCAACGGCCCTAGATGAGAAGCCCTACAGCCCAGACAGCCCCGGGCGCaagcctcccctcaccccctacGTGGCCTCAGCCAAGGCCGACAGCCCCTCAACCCCACTGCTGCTGAGAGTTAGCGAGCAGctgtctgtgccaggcactacgGGAGGCCCTCTACAGGCATCTCTCACTTTATCTTCACATCATACTACAGCTAGGAAGCAGTCAAGCCAGAACTTGAACTCAGGACTGAACCCAGGATTGTGCTCTACGCCCACGTAACCTCTTGCCACCTGGGTCACTTCATCTATGAAACAGGCATGATGAccccttcctcccaggaccatAGTGAAGGGTTTGTCACTCTCACGTAGTTGGGGTGAGAGTCGTTACCCTGACCTGGGCTTGTCCCTAGGCCCCTAGCTGAAACCTCACGCAAAGCACTTCATCTTTCTGAGActgcttcctcatttgtaaaatgcgGAGAATCACACCAGCTTCACAGGATCATCTCGAGGCTGAAGCGAGGTCACACTCGGAAAGCAGCTACCACCGAGTTACCCTCCAAACCTTGGTGTCCTTATGAATCTACCAGGGGCAGTAACACCTCACTGGGCTGTGAAAATAAACGGCCAGTGCATATCCAGGCACCTGGCACGGGATGAATCATAAGTGGAACGCATTCCAAACTGTGACTCGCAGTCTCCGAGAGCTGCTCCACCACACTCACCTGCAGCACCTTGCCCTGCGGCCCCTCGTCAAAGAGCAGAGCCTGCTGGTACCGGGGGTCACAGGTCTTCTTGGCCACCTTTGTCTTCTTCTTGGCCAAGCAGGCCCCATTCTCAAGCAGGTAAACCTTGATATAGGTGGCTGAGGATGGGAGAAAacatggtggggaggggtccagGAGAGACTGCTATGCCCCACCCCATTCCCAACCTCTGGGTGGCCCTGGAGGTGAGCAGGGGGAGTAGGGCGAGCTGACTGGTGGACAGAAGGTTGAAGAGACTGACTCAAGCACTGACTCCTCCGTCCTCTCCTACCCCTGCCCCTACTCACGGGCCTTCCGGGAGAGCCGTGGCTCCGGTGTCTGGAAGACCGATTTAGGCCAACAGGGAACTGAGGACTCATTAGACCTAGAGCCCAGCTGCACACCCCTCCCTGGAAGGACCCCATCTCCAAAGTCCTTCTCCCAGCTGCTCAGCCTCACCTGGAAGGGATTTGGAACCAGGTTTGGGGGTCAGGCCCCGAGCCTCGATCACTTCCACCTCCAGCTGGCCACTCCGGTCCATGATAGCAACATGCACGTCCCCTGCAAGGCAGAAGAGGGACAGTCCAGGCAGAGCCAGACCAGGGCAGAGCAGCCAGCGCTGTGCAGAATGCCGGTCTGCAGAAGACACTACAACCCCGGGCGGGGCACAAGGTGAAGAGAACTGCATGTGTGAGAACTGCCCTCCGGAGACCACTTTAAATCGGCTGAGGAAGGCTCTGAGTCTAAAAggtcccctggggcagggcaAGGGCCTGACCCTCAAGGGACATGCTTGGGGACAGAAATGGCTGCCAACCCCCCATTTAAGTCTGGTTAACCAAGGGGCTTCTGTTCTACTGAGCAGAATAGGCAAGTCAGGGGCCAGAGCTCCCTGTGTCAGGAAACCAGAGGGAGGCTGTGGCCTCTGAGGCTCTTATTCACCTTCTCCACAGCAGCCCTCAGCCACGCCTCTAAACACAAGCCAAACAGATAGACAAAGACTATCGGCTTGAAGAGATGCTGAGACATGAGCCTGCCCAGGACACGAGGCACTCCCTGGGAAGGAGGACCTGCTTGCGTCCCTGCCGAGGGACGATGGGGAGGCAGGCCAGCAGGCGTCCCAGGAGCAGAGCACTAAGAACCCCTCACTGTGCTCCACAGAACGGGTTATCCAGCTGCGGCCAGTTCTATGGTGGAGTCTTGTCAGTTATCTGATTTCCAGAACCCTTGGCTCTGTTCAGGTTCTGCTGGAATTTGAAATTATGCATTAGTCACTTGGAACATCCTTCAAGGGGGTGCAGACTCATACGCCTggtgcagaaaaattaaaataggccAGACTGTGGGTTCCACCACCCATTTTAGATTCTCTGAGCCATTatgctgttgtttgtttttggtacCTGGGAAGATGCAAATACAAACAAAGACATTCTTGAATTCATCCCCCTCCCTCCAAGTACCCCGACCTCccacagggaagtgggaggggatgtTTCAGGAATTGATCTCCTCCCTGTCTCACTTGAACATCCCCAAGATGGGCAAATGCAAAACTGTCACTTCCAGTTTTGGACACCAGGGGGCACGACACACACAGTTCTAGGCTGTGATGGCGCTTTTGGTTTACAGAAGTGATGGACCCCTCTCGCTGCCTGGGCCAAGGGCTGGGGAAAGCAGACTCCCCAGGCCCTTAAGAGTCTCAGAGTAAGGGCTGACAATTAGCCAGGTCTAACCCTTGAGCCAGATGAGAGCTGATGCTCATCTTCTGAGGGTCTCCATGGACCCCTCTCCCAGCAGACAGAGGCTCCTGCGTGAGCACATGGAGGAAGACAGGGCAGTGCAGCGGGAAGAGTCCTGGCCTGGAATGAAACCCAGCTCACTGTGTGGCTCACAGCTGGGCGCTGGCTGCACTCGGCTTCCTCATTTGCTGTGAGGTCAGTGCAGATGTCTGGGTCAGACTCTGCTTAAGTCAGACTAATGGAAAAGCGGGTGGAAGGGAGGCAGCATCTCTGGGGAagctgggcctgggaggggctgcgTGAAGCCAGTGCATCCAATAGctaagggagagagaggagggagccaGAACCACAGCTAAGATGACCAAGTTCAGACTTCCAGAAGTCCTTCCTAGCAGCAGGAAAGGGGGTGAGAAAATTACTGGAGGACTCTAGGTGCCAGACACTGTCAGGAGTAACAAGTCAAATGAGACACAGTTCCTAAGGTGTCAATGGAATACTTCATGCAGagcatcaaaacaaacaaacaaacaaactccatAAATAGATTGCAGAAGGAAGGCAGGtatctttattcccattttacagatgaggaagcagactCAAAGAAGAGACCTTCCCAAGGCCACCAGAGAACTGGTGACAGAACAGACCCCATGAAAGTCAATGTCACGACAGTTTCCGTCCACCATTTATGTCCAGCACGTGGAGGTGCTGGCACACACAGCGTGTGgtgaagtgagggagggagtgtGCTGGCAAGGCTGCAGCGGGGGGGCCTTCCTTtgagcggggtgggggtggtgcacaAGTGCCAGGCTCACGCCTCAGAAGCCTGAATGAGGGCTCCTTCCTGCTGCTTGGGTCACGCAGGGGCCCCACTGAGCTCACCCTTTCTGCTGTGTGGCTGCCAtcaccccactcacccccaccctcaaaaGACTCACCCATTGGTGGAGTTGCCAGTGTCTGTCGCCCCACAATCTGGGCTGGTCCCAGCCCGTCCAGGAAATCGCTGAACTGGCTCTCGGCCCCGAGCCGGGTGGTAGGGAAGATGAACCTGGGGAAGAAGGCAGAGGCTCACACGAGGGCATCTGGCTGGTGGGACGCAGCGGCTCTGCCTCGGAGGCACTGGGTACTCTCCCCTGTGCCTCGATCTCCCCTCCACATAGGGTGGGTGTACTACTTTGGCTGGGGACAGAGAACTGTTCATCTCTGtacattaaagaaaatactttgaTATTACTTAAGAATAGAGACTAATGAACCTAACATAATGataggtgactttttaaaaagattttatttatttattttagagagggaagggagggagaaagagagagagaaacatcaatgtgcggttgctgggggccatggcctgcaacccaggcatgtgccctgactgggaatcgaacctgcgacattttgattcatagcccgtgctcaatccactgagctacggataggtgactttttaaaaaagattttatttatttacttttagaaagaggggaagggagaaaaagagggagagaaccatgatgtgagagacaaacctCAATTAGCAGGTtggtttgcctctcacacgtgccccgACTAGGAACTGATGgccaggaatccaaccagagacttttcgctttgcgggatgacgcccaaccatctgagccacaccggtcagggctctaAGGTGACTCTTAAAAGGCAGGCCTTGCTGAACACCTGTGTCCTCACCAGGGGACATGAATGCCAAGAACCAGAGACACAGGACAGAAATTTAATGCCTGAAGCAAGTTTCAAGAACCTGAGGTTTAGTTGACCCTAAGTTTGAATCAAGTCAATAATGTGAGGTGGTGGCCAAACCAGCAACTGAGTCCCAAATAGCATGACCGGTTGACGGTTAGTGGTGTGCCATGCTTGTGGGGGGCCGGGAAACGGTAACAAGGAGAGCTGGCTGTCCTTGAAGCTGGCCAGGTGCCAAGAGCGCACTAAATGCTCCACTTGCAGTCTACAGTTTACTTCTCACGATGACTCCATGTGGCAGGCACTATCATCCAGTCTCCAGATGAGGAGACAGAGTGTTCTCGATGGTAGTGACACTTGCCCACTAAACCGATCTGGTGTCCAACTCAGGCCATTTTTACAGTTAAGAATTGGGACAGATGGTGCGGTTAAAACTTCAGGACAAAACGATACATGGTAGTTATCGCTGCCATTGTTACCACAGAGGGGAAATGCTCCCTGTTCATGTCCTCCAGCCTCGGTGTTCTGGGTGTGCCAGCAGAGAAAGGACAGATGGGGGAGGGCTGGCCCGTCTACTCGTGGGCTGCAATGGACCGGAGAAAGCCCTAGGATCTGAAACCGCTCAGGCTGCTGGCTGGAGAGATCAAAGTTGGTCCCAGAACAAATCCCCTGTCGGATGGCGTGGCCAGGAGTGCCCCCTGGCCAGtgacaggcagggaggggaggcaggtgcaTATGCTTATCAGAGAGGGCctgtgtgtcccccacccccacccccaggaagagGCTTTGGGGGTCACCCACTCCTACTGGCCACAGTCAGCGATGGCCTAACATCACATCCTGAGGACAACAGGCTCTGAGAAggttaaagaaagaaatctacTCTGGAGGTCACAGAACTTCAGGAGCTCGGTGTAGAGAGTGTAGGGAGTGTGAACGAAGGTCATAAAGACAAGTGGCCTTcgttcaaatcctgactccaaCACCACTTAATAGCCGTGACCTTGGGCCAGGTACCTCACCGTCCTCCGCTGTCTCAGTTGTGGAGGGAGCACGGCAGCCCTCAGGATTGTTGTGGGTGTTAAATGAGACCGTTTTGGTCTGAGAGTGATGGGTAGACCCTGGGAGAGAAAGCACTGACCTGAAGTGCCCGGTGACACCCTGTGTATATGACAAAATAAATGCCAGTGGCCACTCACGCTCACGGATGTAGGCAGAGCAGTGAGATGCACGATCATAGACTCTTAAACGACAGAGCTAAGGAACCCTGAAATCATTGCACCCTAATAAGGCCAAATCAGGAAATCTTCATGGTATAACCATAGTTTCATAGCTTAGAAGAGATCTGAGGGACTTTCAAATTTTTGACTGCAACCTACATGCAAATGAATGAGATATATGTCATAGACCTATCGGTAcccatacattaaaaaaaaacaaaccaactgaAACACAAGTTCACAAGGTAATTCATCCTTGCTTCTTAGGATAcaattaaatttgtttctttttctaatgctGGTTTTACCCCACTAAACTAAGCNNNNNNNNNNNNNNNNNNNNNNNNNNNNNNNNNNNNNNNNNNNNNNNNNNNNNNNNNNNNNNNNNNNNNNNNNNNNNNNNNNNNNNNNNNNNNNNNNNNNctttcttcccctctctaaaaaaaaataaaaataaaatcttttttaaaaga
This Phyllostomus discolor isolate MPI-MPIP mPhyDis1 chromosome 5, mPhyDis1.pri.v3, whole genome shotgun sequence DNA region includes the following protein-coding sequences:
- the LOC114496906 gene encoding regulating synaptic membrane exocytosis protein 3-like → MSPASAFFPRFIFPTTRLGAESQFSDFLDGLGPAQIVGRQTLATPPMGDVHVAIMDRSGQLEVEVIEARGLTPKPGSKSLPATYIKVYLLENGACLAKKKTKVAKKTCDPRYQQALLFDEGPQGKVLQVIVWGDYGRMDHKCFMGMAQIMLDELDLSAAVTGWYKLFPTSSVADSTLGSLTRRLSQSSLESATSPSCS